The following proteins come from a genomic window of Aphelocoma coerulescens isolate FSJ_1873_10779 chromosome 18, UR_Acoe_1.0, whole genome shotgun sequence:
- the LOC138120167 gene encoding myosin heavy chain, skeletal muscle, adult-like — protein sequence MASADAELAVFGEAAPYLRKSEKERIEAQNKPFDAKTSVFVAHPKESFVKGKIESRESGKVTVKTEAGETLTVKEDQVFSMNPPKYDKIEDMAMMTHLHEPAVLYNLKERYAAWMIYTYSGLFCVTVNPYKWLPVYNPEVVLAYRGKKRQEAPPHIFSISDNAYQFMLTDRENQSILITGESGAGKTVNTKRVIQYFATIAASGEKKKEEQTSGKMQGTLEDQIISANPLLEAFGNAKTVRNDNSSRFGKFIRIHFGATGKLASADIETYLLEKSRVTFQLKAERSYHIFYQIMSNKKPELIDMLLVTTNPYDFHYVSQGEVTVPSIDDQEELMATDSAIDILGFTPDEKTAIYKLTGAVMHYGNLKFKQKQREEQAEPDGTEVADKAAYLTGLNSAEFLKALCYPRVKVGNEYVTKGQNVTQVNNAVGALAKAMFEKMFLWMVIRINQQLDTKQPRQYFIGVLDIAGFEIFDFNSFEQLCINFTNEKLQQFFNHHMFVLEQEEYKKEGIEWEFIDFGMDLAACIELIEKPMGIFSILEEECMFPKATDTSFKNKLYDQHLGKSNNFQKPKPAKGKAEAHFSLVHYAGTVDYNITGWLEKNKDPLNETVIGLYQKSSVKTLALLFANYGGADAEGGGGKKGGKKKGSSFQTVSALFRENLNKLMTNLRSTHPHFVRCIIPNETKTPGAMEHELVLHQLRCNGVLEGIRICRKGFPSRVLYADFKQRYRVLNASAIPEGQFMDNKKASEKLLGSIDVDHTQYRFGHTKVFFKAGLIGVLEEMRDEKLAAIMTMIQARSRGFLMRVEYRRMVERRESIFCIQYNVRAFMNVKHWPWMKLFFKIKPLLKSAESEKEMANMKQEFEKTKEELAKSEAKRKELEEKMVALVQEKNDLQLQVQAEADSLADAEERCDQLIKTKIQLEAKIKELTERVEDEEEINAELTAKKRKLEDECSELKKDIDDLELTLAKVEKEKHATENKVKNLTEEMAALDETIAKLTKEKKALQEAHQQTLDDLQVEEDKVNTLTKAKTKLEQQVDDLEGSLEQEKKLRMDLERAKRKLEGDLKLAQDSIMDLENDKQQLDEKLKKKDFEISQIQSKIEDEQALGMQFQKKIKELQARIEELEEEIEAERTSRAKAEKHRADLSRELEEISERLEEAGGATAAQIEMNKKREAEFQKMRRDLEEATLQHEATAAALRKKHADSTAELGEQIDNLQRVKQKLEKEKSELKMEIDDLASNMESVSKAKANLEKMCRTLEDQLSEIKTKEEQNQRMINDLNTQRARLQTESGEFSRQVEEKDALISQLSRGKQGFTQQIEELKRHLEEEIKAKNALAHALQSARHDCDLLREQYEEEQEAKGELQRALSKANSEVAQWRTKYETDAIQRTEELEEAKKKLAQRLQDAEEHVEAVNAKCASLEKTKQRLQNEVEDLMIDVERSNAACAALDKKQKNFDKILAEWKQKYEETQAELEASQKESRSLSTELFKMKNAYEESLDHLETMKRENKNLQQEISDLTEQIAEGGKAIHELEKIKKQIEQEKSELQASLEEAEASLEHEEGKILRLQLELNQVKSEIDRKIAEKDEEIDQMKRNHLRIVESMQSTLDAEIRSRNEALRLKKKMEGDLNEMEIQLSHANRVAAEAQKNLRNTQAVLKDTQIHLDDALRTQDDLKEQVAMVERRANLLQAEVEELRAALEQTERSRKLAEQELLDATERAQLLHTQNTSLINTKKKLETDISQIQSEMEDIIQEARNAEEKAKKAITDAAMMAEELKKEQDTSAHLERMKKNLDQTVKDLQHRLEEAEQLALKGGKKQIQKLEARVRELEGEVDAEQKRSAEAVKGVRKYERRVKELTYQSEEDKKNVLRLQDLVDKLQMKVKSYKRQAEEAEELSNVNLSKFRKIQHELEEAEERADIAESQVNKLRVKSREFHSKKIEEEE from the exons ATGGCCTCTGCAGATGCTGAGTTGGCTGTTTTTGGGGAGGCAGCTCCTTACCTCCGAAAGTCAGAAAAGGAGAGAATTGAGGCCCAGAACAAACCTTTTGATGCCAAGACATCTGTCTTTGTGGCTCATCCCAAAGAATCCTTTGTGAAAGGCAAAATTGAGAGCAGGGAATCGGGCAAAGTTACTGTCAAGACTGAAGCAGGCGAG ACCCTGACTGTGAAGGAAGATCAAGTCTTCTCCATGAACCCTCCCAAGTACGATAAAATCGAGGACATGGCCATGATGACCCACCTCCACGAACCCGCTGTGCTGTACAACCTCAAAGAGCGTTACGCAGCCTGGATGATCTAC ACCTACTCGGGTCTCTTCTGCGTCACCGTCAACCCCTACAAGTGGCTGCCGGTGTACAACCCGGAGGTGGTGTTGGCCTACCGAGGCAAGAAGCGCCAGGAGGCCCCTCCACACATCTTCTCCATCTCTGACAACGCCTATCAGTTCATGCTGACTG ATCGGGAGAACCAGTCCATCCTGATCAC CGGAGAATCCGGTGCCGGGAAGACTGTGAACACAAAGCGTGTCATCCAGTACTTTGCAACAATTGCAGCCAGTGgagagaagaagaaggaggagcagACATCAGGCAAAATGCAG GGAACGCTTGAGGATCAAATCATCAGCGCCAACCCACTGCTGGAGGCCTTTGGAAACGCCAAGACCGTGAGGAACGACAACTCCTCACGCTTT GGCAAATTCATCAGAATCCACTTTGGTGCCACAGGCAAGCTGGCTTCTGCTGACATTGAAACAT ATCTGCTGGAGAAGTCCAGAGTCACTTTCCAGCTCAAGGCGGAAAGAAGCTACCACATCTTTTATCAGATCATGTCCAACAAGAAGCCGGAGCTAATTG ACATGCTCCTTGTTACCACCAACCCTTATGATTTTCACTATGTGAGTCAAGGGGAGGTCACTGTTCCCAGCATTGATGACCAGGAGGAGCTCATGGCTACAGAT AGTGCCATTGACATCCTGGGCTTCACTCCAGATGAGAAAACAGCCATCTACAAGCTGACAGGGGCTGTCATGCACTATGGGAACCTGAAGTTCAAGCAGAAACAACGagaggagcaggcagagccGGATGGCACAGAAG TGGCTGACAAGGCTGCCTACCTAACGGGCCTTAACTCAGCTGAGTTTCTCAAGGCCTTGTGTTACCCCCGCGTCAAGGTTGGGAATGAGTACGTGACCAAAGGTCAAAACGTGACCCAG GTGAACAATGCAGTGGGTGCCCTGGCAAAGGCAATGTTTGAGAAGATGTTCCTGTGGATGGTTATTCGCATCAACCAGCAGCTGGATACGAAGCAGCCCAGGCAGTACTTCATTGGTGTCCTGGACATTGCTGGCTTTGAGATCTTTGAT TTCAACAGCTTTGAGCAGCTGTGCATCAACTTCACCAATGAGAAACTGCAACAGTTCTTCAACCACCACATGTtcgtgctggagcaggaggagtaCAAGAAGGAGGGAATTGAATGGGAGTTCATTGACTTTGGCATGGACCTGGCTGCCTGCATTGAGCTCATTGAGAAG CCCATGGGCATCTTCTCCATCCTGGAAGAGGAGTGCATGTTCCCCAAGGCAACTGACACCTCTTTCAAGAACAAGCTCTATGACCAGCACCTGGGCAAGTCCAACAACTTCCAGAAGCCCAAGCCTGCCAAAGGCAAGGCCGAGGCCCACTTCTCCCTGGTGCACTATGCTGGCACAGTGGACTACAACATCACTGGCTGGCTGGAGAAGAACAAGGACCCTCTGAATGAAACTGTCATTGGGCTGTACCAGAAATCATCTGTGAAGACCCTGGCTTTACTCTTTGCCAACTATGGTGGAGCAGATGCAG AGGGTGGTGGTGGCAAGAAGGGAGGCAAGAAGAAGGGTTCTTCTTTCCAGACTGTCTCAGCTCTTTTCAGG GAGAATTTAAACAAGCTGATGACTAACTTGAGAAGCACTCACCCCCATTTTGTGCGGTGCATCATCCCAAATGAAACTAAAACACCTG GTGCCATGGAGCACGAGCTGGTGCTTCACCAGCTGCGCTGTAACGGCGTGCTGGAAGGGATCAGGATTTGCAGGAAAGGGTTCCCCAGCAGAGTCCTCTACGCTGACTTCAAACAGAG ATACAGAGTACTTAATGCCAGTGCTATTCCAGAAGGACAGTTCATGGACAACAAGAAGGCTTCAGAGAAGCTTCTTGGGTCCATTGATGTTGACCACACGCAGTACAGATTTGGTCACACCAAG GTGTTCTTCAAAGCTGGACTGATAGGTGTGCTGGAGGAGATGAGAGATGAGAAACTGGCAGCGATTATGACCATGATACAAGCCAGGTCCAGAGGCTTCCTGATGAGAGTGGAGTACCGGAGAATGGTGGAGAGAAG GGAATCCATCTTCTGCATCCAGTACAACGTTCGTGCATTCATGAATGTCAAACACTGGCCATGGATGAAGCTGTTCTTCAAGATCAAGCCCTTGCTGAAGAGTGCAGAGTCTGAGAAGGAGATGGCCAACATGAAACAAGAGTTTGAGAAAACCAAGGAAGAGCTTGCGAAGTCTGAGGCAaagaggaaggagctggaggagaaaaTGGTGGCCCTGGTGCAGGAGAAAAATGACCTGCAACTCCAAGTGCAGGCT GAAGCAGATAGCTTGGCTGATGCTGAGGAAAGGTGTGACCAGCtcatcaaaaccaaaatccagctgGAAGCCAAAATTAAGGAGCTAACTGAAAGGGTTGAGGATGAAGAGGAAATTAATGCTGAGCTGACAGCCAAGAAGAGGAAACTGGAAGATGAATGTTCAGAGCTGAAGAAAGATATTGATGACCTTGAGCTAACACTGGCCaaggtggagaaggaaaaacacgCCACCGAAAACAAG GTGAAAAACCTGACTGAGGAGATGGCAGCCCTGGACGAGACCATCGCCAAGCtgacaaaagagaagaaagcccTCCAAGAGGCCCATCAGCAAACCCTGGATGACCTGCAGGTAGAGGAGGACAAAGTCAATACACTGACCAAGGCCAAGACCAAGCTGGAGCAGCAAGTGGACGAT CTGGAAGGGTCCCTGGAGCAAGAGAAGAAGCTGCGCATGGACCTGGAGAGAGCTAAGAGGAAACTGGAAGGAGACCTGAAGCTGGCCCAGGACAGCATCATGGATTTGGAGAATGATAAGCAGCAGCTGGATGAGAAACTGAAGAA GAAAGACTTTGAAatcagccagatccagagcaagattgaggatgaaCAAGCCCTGGGCATGCAATTTCAGAAGAAGATCAAGGAGCTGCAG GCCCGTattgaggagctggaggaggagattGAGGCAGAGCGAACCTCTCGCGCTAAAGCAGAGAAGCATCGGGCTGACCTGTcgagggagctggaggagatCAGCGAGCGCCTGGAAGAAGCAGGAGGGGCGACAGCAGCTCAGATCGAGATGAACAAGAAGCGTGAGGCAGAATTCCAGAAGATGCGCCGTGACCTGGAAGAGGCCACGCTGCAGCACGAAGCCACGGCTGCCGCCCTGCGCAAGAAGCACGCGGACAGCACCgcggagctgggggagcagaTCGACAACCTGCAACGCGTGAAGcagaagctggagaaggagaagagtGAGCTGAAGATGGAGATTGATGACTTGGCCAGCAACATGGAGTCTGTCTCCAAGGCCAAG GCCAACCTGGAGAAGATGTGCCGCACACTGGAAGATCAGCTGAGTGAGATTAAAACAAAGGAGGAGCAGAATCAGCGCATGATCAACGACCTCAATACGCAAAGAGCTCGCCTGCAGACAGAGTCAG gtGAATTTTCACGCCAGGTGGAGGAGAAAGATGCTCTGATTTCTCAGCTGTCTAGGGGCAAGCAAGGATTTACCCAACAGATTGAGGAACTCAAGAGGCATCTAGAAGAAGAAATTAAG GCCAAGAACGCCCTGGCCCACGCCCTGCAGTCCGCTCGCCACGACTGTGACTTGCTCCGGGAACAAtatgaggaggagcaggaggccaAGGGGGAGCTGCAGCGCGCCCTGTCCAAGGCCAACAGCGAAGTGGCCCAGTGGAGAACCAAATACGAGACGGACGCGATTCAGCGCACGGAGGAGCTCGAGGAGGCCAA GAAGAAGCTGGCACAGCGcctgcaggatgcagaggaacaTGTTGAGGCTGTCAATGCCAAATGTGCCTCCCTGGAAAAGACAAAGCAGAGGCTGCAAAATGAAGTGGAGGACCTGATGATTGACGTGGAGAGATCCaatgctgcctgtgctgctctggaTAAGAAGCAGAAGAACTTTGACAAG ATCCTGGCAGAATGGAAGCAGAAGTATGAGGAAACGcaggctgagctggaggcctcgCAGAAGGAGTCGCGCTCTCTCAGCACGGAGCTGTTCAAGATGAAGAATGCCTATGAGGAGTCCTTGGACCACCTGGAAACAATGAAGCGGGAGAACAAGAACCTGCAGC AGGAGATTTCCGACCTCACGGAGCAGATTGCTGAGGGAGGAAAGGCAATTCATGAGCTGGAGAAAATCAAGAAGCAGATTGAGCAGGAGAAATCTGAGCTGCAAGCCTCACTGGAGGAAGCTGAG GCCTCTCTGGAACATGAAGAGGGAAAGATCCTGcgcctgcagcttgagctcaacCAAGTGAAGTCTGAGATCGACAGGAAGATAGCAGAGAAAGATGAGGAGATTGACCAGATGAAGAGAAACCACCTCAGAATTGTGGAGTCCATGCAGAGCACGCTGGATGCTGAGATCAGGAGCAGGAATGAAGCCCTGAGGctgaagaagaagatggaggGAGACCTGAATGAAATGGAGATCCAGCTGAGCCATGCCAACCGTGTGGCTGCAGAGGCCCAGAAGAACCTGAGAAACACCCAGGCAGTGCTCAAG GATACTCAGATCCATCTGGATGATGCTCTCAGGACTCAGGATGACCTGAAGGAGCAGGTGGCCATGGTGGAGCGCAGGGCAAACCTGCTGCAGGCTGAAGTTGAGGAGCTGCgggcagccctggagcagaCGGAGCGGTCGAGGAAATTGGCTGAGCAGGAGCTTCTGGATGCCACTGAACGTGCACAGCTCCTCCATACCCAG AACACCAGCTTGATCAACACCAAGAAGAAGCTGGAAACAGACATTTCCCAGATCCAGAGTGAAATGGAGGATATCATCCAGGAAGCCCGCAATGCTGAGGAGAAGGCCAAGAAGGCCATCACAGAT GCGGCCATGATGGCAGAAGAGCTGAAGAAGGAGCAGGACACCAGTGCCCACCTGGAGAGGATGAAGAAGAACCTGGACCAGACGGTGAAGGACCTGCAGCACCGTCTGGAAGAGGCCGAGCAGCTGGCActgaagggagggaagaagcagATCCAGAAGCTGGAGGCCAGG GTGCGGGAGCTGGAAGGGGAGGTTGATGCTGAGCAGAAGCGCAGCGCTGAAGCCGTGAAGGGCGTGCGCAAGTACGAGCGGAGGGTGAAGGAACTGACCTACCAG TCTGAGGAAGACAAGAAGAATGTCCTCAGGCTGCAGGATCTGGTGGACAAGCTGCAAATGAAAGTGAAATCCTACAAGAGACAAGCTGAGGAGGCT GAGGAGCTGTCCAATGTCAACCTGTCCAAGTTCCGCAAGATCCAGCACGAGCTGGAGGAAGCCGAGGAGCGGGCTGACATTGCAGAGTCCCAGGTCAACAAGCTCCGAGTGAAGAGCCGGGAGTTTCACAGCAAGAAGATAGAAGAGGAAGAGTGA